The following proteins come from a genomic window of Methanosarcina sp. MTP4:
- a CDS encoding nuclear transport factor 2 family protein — protein MSETMHEITLRIDKAIEAKDTVTILSYFNENCEIFLSGQKIKGKTEAKKWTEWLYSYFAELRIIPENGFVGGSLFFRKFTLKAILHDGSEILSKQAGVLEFSDQKIKSLRLDFDRADFDRLDLAYALTKAPGGKKELKVAIEK, from the coding sequence ATGTCTGAAACCATGCATGAAATAACGCTACGGATAGACAAAGCAATTGAAGCAAAAGACACTGTAACAATACTTTCATATTTCAATGAAAACTGTGAAATCTTCCTTTCAGGACAGAAGATTAAGGGGAAAACCGAGGCAAAAAAGTGGACTGAATGGCTCTATAGTTACTTTGCCGAACTTCGGATAATCCCTGAAAACGGATTTGTCGGAGGTAGCCTGTTTTTCAGGAAATTCACCCTAAAGGCAATACTCCACGATGGCAGTGAAATCTTATCAAAGCAGGCTGGAGTACTGGAATTTTCTGACCAGAAAATAAAGAGTCTCAGGCTCGACTTCGACCGAGCTGACTTTGATAGGCTTGACTTAGCATATGCGCTTACAAAGGCCCCCGGGGGCAAAAAAGAATTAAAGGTGGCGATTGAAAAATAG
- a CDS encoding CARDB domain-containing protein: protein MLLLCIPVAADEEQADLAVLGIVPDIPEPQIGDDVIFTVEYANLGNLSNESFVIFLFVDGTLVGEMDVFPLDAGEGASVDFLFHIGEDMGIGEHSVIAVIDASGQVPETDESNNDFEDYFFVSGNENPDLFVEDILWMPEFPKTGDEVTFSVMYGNRGTRNAGNGFGICLYVDDSQVAYEWVDDLQPGESSVCECTWTVDPDFPDVLEGEHKVAAYIDMEDENEGSGDIEESDETNNNFSKTFQVSEDEPESGDEPESGDESEGEVEPESEVEPESEVEPESKEEPGSEGEPESKEEPESKEEPGSEGEPGSEGEPGSEGEPGSEGEPGSEGEPGSEGEPGSEGEPGSEGEPGSEEEPEGEVEPESGDESEGEVEPESEVEPESKEEPESKEEPESKEEPEGEEEPGSDGGPDLVIEEITWDPASPKTEDEVTFSVKYGNHGSLSSGKDFYICLYVEDSRLGYEKVPVLQAGESAVYEFSWKLARDLEGGDYQVTAYIDMKDKAGYSEYVEEESEANNDFSGTVQVEKIRSSGKLDISVADESTGEPVEGVEVYLDNTFIGSTDQEGFIRSEAAQGETHIVNVLNPDYFESMKEVEMGYDELTGVKMEIVCAKVPLTLNVEDSFGQPVSNAEVFIGNNFTGSTDLEGVLEVRMIQESDVMVRVEKETYYPTEGQIHVGNRGDFYTLALKQEDPRAPTIEVSGISEIGDEDSILEDGEELELDFFVRDESGIKTVRVEIDGTLIDTFHEEGAYKTVMGPLSAGDHLIEIKASDLDENEHKNHKEIPLEVSEKGPSVAFQCTKKELNVGETAVFDLGVMNPLGGKKMNVQLVVRPPSGVSVSGSYFVTSGGGMYQAKYTLDPGSDVRTISLEMIGNEEGKHTVEADVFYSFEEDKTYSQHDSLSLDVKASDSPFSSKGTRESVESFNPESILGPVEDFIPEPVKSFISEAPAFTGLVFIFVVLLLLSSSRRKK, encoded by the coding sequence ATGCTTTTGCTTTGCATTCCGGTGGCAGCTGACGAAGAACAGGCTGACCTGGCTGTTCTGGGAATCGTCCCGGATATTCCCGAGCCGCAGATAGGGGATGACGTGATTTTTACTGTGGAATATGCAAATCTCGGGAACCTGAGTAATGAAAGTTTTGTAATTTTTCTTTTTGTTGATGGAACTCTGGTAGGGGAGATGGATGTGTTTCCCCTTGATGCGGGGGAAGGTGCAAGTGTTGATTTTTTATTTCATATCGGGGAGGATATGGGAATCGGAGAACACTCCGTTATTGCGGTGATTGATGCCTCCGGCCAGGTCCCCGAAACTGATGAGTCGAATAATGATTTTGAGGATTATTTTTTCGTAAGTGGAAACGAAAACCCCGACCTCTTTGTCGAAGATATCTTATGGATGCCGGAATTTCCGAAAACCGGGGACGAAGTGACTTTTTCAGTAATGTACGGCAACCGGGGGACCCGTAATGCGGGAAATGGTTTTGGCATCTGTCTCTATGTCGATGATTCACAGGTCGCTTATGAATGGGTTGATGATCTCCAGCCCGGAGAATCTTCTGTTTGCGAATGTACCTGGACTGTTGACCCGGATTTCCCGGATGTTCTGGAAGGTGAACATAAGGTTGCCGCTTACATCGACATGGAGGACGAAAACGAGGGTTCAGGGGATATCGAGGAAAGCGATGAGACGAACAACAACTTCTCGAAGACATTCCAGGTAAGTGAGGACGAACCTGAAAGTGGGGATGAACCTGAAAGTGGGGACGAATCAGAGGGTGAGGTAGAACCTGAAAGTGAGGTAGAACCTGAAAGTGAGGTAGAACCTGAGAGTAAGGAAGAACCTGGAAGTGAGGGAGAACCTGAGAGTAAGGAAGAACCTGAGAGTAAGGAAGAACCTGGAAGTGAGGGAGAACCTGGAAGTGAGGGAGAACCTGGAAGTGAGGGAGAACCTGGAAGTGAGGGAGAACCTGGAAGTGAGGGAGAACCTGGAAGTGAGGGAGAACCTGGAAGTGAGGGAGAACCTGGAAGTGAGGGAGAACCTGGAAGTGAGGAAGAACCTGAGGGTGAGGTAGAACCCGAAAGTGGGGACGAATCAGAGGGTGAGGTAGAACCCGAAAGTGAGGTAGAACCTGAGAGTAAGGAAGAACCTGAGAGTAAGGAAGAACCTGAGAGTAAGGAAGAACCTGAGGGTGAGGAAGAACCCGGAAGTGACGGAGGACCTGATTTAGTAATTGAAGAAATTACCTGGGACCCTGCAAGCCCGAAAACCGAAGATGAGGTTACTTTTTCCGTAAAGTACGGGAACCATGGCAGCCTGAGTTCGGGAAAAGATTTTTACATCTGTCTGTATGTTGAAGACTCCAGGCTCGGCTATGAGAAAGTTCCTGTCCTTCAGGCAGGAGAGTCAGCTGTCTACGAATTTTCCTGGAAGCTTGCCCGGGATCTGGAAGGGGGTGACTATCAGGTTACGGCGTATATTGATATGAAGGATAAGGCCGGGTATTCGGAGTATGTCGAGGAAGAAAGCGAGGCAAACAACGATTTTTCCGGCACGGTACAGGTCGAGAAAATCCGGAGTTCCGGGAAACTGGATATTTCGGTCGCGGATGAAAGTACCGGGGAGCCGGTGGAAGGGGTTGAAGTTTATCTTGACAATACGTTTATCGGGTCCACCGATCAGGAAGGCTTTATCCGCAGCGAAGCTGCCCAGGGAGAAACTCATATCGTAAACGTCCTGAACCCCGATTACTTTGAATCGATGAAAGAGGTGGAAATGGGGTATGATGAATTAACAGGCGTTAAAATGGAAATAGTCTGTGCAAAAGTTCCCCTGACTTTGAACGTGGAAGACTCTTTCGGGCAGCCTGTCAGCAATGCTGAAGTTTTTATCGGGAACAATTTTACAGGTTCTACTGACCTTGAAGGGGTCCTTGAAGTCCGAATGATTCAGGAAAGTGATGTGATGGTCAGGGTTGAGAAAGAAACATATTACCCGACCGAAGGGCAGATACACGTGGGAAACAGGGGTGATTTTTACACCCTGGCCCTGAAGCAGGAAGACCCCAGGGCTCCCACGATAGAAGTTTCCGGGATTTCCGAAATAGGGGACGAAGATTCCATTCTCGAGGACGGGGAAGAGCTTGAACTGGACTTCTTCGTCAGGGATGAAAGCGGGATTAAAACAGTCCGGGTAGAAATTGACGGAACCTTGATAGATACCTTCCATGAGGAAGGGGCTTACAAAACCGTTATGGGGCCTCTGTCGGCAGGGGACCACCTGATAGAAATCAAAGCCTCTGACCTCGATGAAAATGAACACAAAAACCACAAAGAAATCCCCCTGGAAGTTTCCGAGAAAGGCCCGTCAGTAGCCTTCCAGTGCACTAAAAAAGAGCTCAATGTAGGGGAAACTGCGGTTTTCGACCTGGGGGTGATGAACCCTCTCGGAGGCAAAAAAATGAACGTACAGCTCGTTGTCAGGCCTCCAAGCGGGGTCTCGGTTTCGGGTTCATATTTTGTCACAAGCGGTGGGGGAATGTATCAGGCCAAGTATACGCTTGATCCCGGCAGTGATGTCAGGACCATCTCCCTTGAAATGATTGGCAATGAAGAAGGAAAACACACCGTTGAAGCGGATGTCTTCTACTCTTTTGAGGAGGACAAAACCTACTCCCAGCATGATTCCCTGAGCCTCGACGTAAAGGCTTCAGACTCTCCTTTTTCTTCAAAAGGGACCCGGGAATCCGTTGAAAGCTTTAATCCCGAATCTATTCTTGGCCCGGTTGAAGATTTTATTCCCGAACCAGTTAAAAGTTTTATTTCCGAAGCTCCGGCTTTCACAGGGCTGGTTTTTATTTTTGTGGTGCTTCTGTTGCTTAGCTCTTCCAGAAGAAAGAAATGA
- a CDS encoding endonuclease/exonuclease/phosphatase family protein — protein MDFKKFYRTVIPLAILIVLFSGCISSPEEVVTEIGNVSNTEASLPVTPEENLVPALVDGANGTVGEDVGELEDSGETGDAGTGELPYTTRSLSDAEGQDETIRVGAFNIQVFGVTKASKPEVMEVLAQIIRSYDVVAVQEIRDSSQTALPQLVEAVNSEGASYEYVVSERLGRTTSKEQYAYVYNSTRLRVAGEPHTYPEPEGTDPFHRQPYIAGFELPGENFSFVLLTVHTDPDEAEEEINSLDEAVEYARTAYPEEDDFILMGDLNADGSYYDEDAPGDLRGPEYNWLINNSLDTTTKATDYTYDRIIVSEGAESQFTGDVGVFRYDLAYNLTYDETTAVSDHYPVYAEFLTSGDDF, from the coding sequence ATGGACTTCAAGAAATTCTATAGAACAGTAATTCCTCTTGCAATCCTTATCGTACTTTTTTCAGGGTGCATAAGCTCTCCAGAGGAAGTTGTTACAGAGATCGGGAACGTTTCCAACACGGAAGCCTCCCTGCCGGTGACCCCGGAGGAAAACTTGGTTCCGGCTCTAGTTGACGGAGCCAATGGCACTGTGGGCGAGGACGTCGGGGAATTAGAGGACAGCGGCGAAACAGGTGATGCCGGAACCGGGGAGCTACCCTATACCACAAGGTCCCTTTCGGATGCCGAAGGGCAGGATGAAACAATAAGGGTCGGGGCTTTTAATATTCAGGTATTCGGAGTCACCAAGGCCTCAAAACCCGAAGTTATGGAAGTCCTTGCGCAGATCATACGCAGCTATGACGTCGTTGCGGTCCAGGAGATCCGGGACAGTTCCCAGACTGCTCTCCCTCAGCTTGTCGAGGCCGTGAACAGTGAGGGGGCAAGCTACGAATATGTGGTCAGTGAGCGGCTGGGCAGGACTACAAGCAAAGAACAGTATGCCTACGTGTATAACAGCACCAGGCTCAGGGTGGCAGGAGAACCTCATACCTACCCGGAACCCGAAGGTACTGACCCCTTTCACAGGCAGCCTTATATTGCCGGGTTCGAGCTGCCGGGCGAAAACTTCAGTTTTGTCCTGCTCACCGTCCACACCGATCCTGACGAGGCTGAAGAAGAGATAAACTCCCTTGACGAGGCCGTTGAATACGCCCGGACTGCCTACCCTGAGGAAGATGATTTCATCCTGATGGGTGACCTCAACGCTGACGGCTCATATTACGATGAGGACGCCCCGGGCGACCTTCGCGGTCCTGAATACAACTGGTTGATAAACAACAGCCTGGACACTACAACAAAGGCAACCGATTATACCTATGACAGGATAATCGTAAGTGAAGGCGCAGAGTCCCAATTCACCGGAGATGTTGGGGTTTTCAGGTATGACCTGGCCTATAACCTTACTTATGATGAAACGACTGCAGTTTCCGATCACTACCCCGTTTATGCCGAATTCCTCACCTCTGGAGATGATTTTTAA
- a CDS encoding sodium:solute symporter, translating into MAVNTPVFGVIVLLYLMVIFYLGWLGYKKTKDIDDYMIAGRKIHSYILALSYGATFISTSAIVGFGGAAGALGMGLLWLTFMNVFVGIFVAFVLFGSRTRRIGRNLNAVTFPELLGKRFQSRFIQGFSGILIGLFMPLYAGIVLIGAARFLETALGINYDVAVLIFTIIIAAYVITGGLIAVMYTDALQGTLMFVGMGILMVLTYSKLGGVAEAHRMLTDMAPLVPEALAKGGHLGWTAMPALGSPIWWTLVSTLVLGVGVGVLAQPQLAVRFMTVKDDRALNRAILVGGPFIFMMTGVAFTVGALSNAYFYKTQGLISLAVAKGNTDLIIPEYINSSMPDVFVMLFMLTLLAAAMSTLSSQFHTMGTAIGHDFYREYIKKGEYGKAVTVTKLGIAITILISVILAYILPISIIARATAIFFGLCAAAFLPMYSGALFWKRMTKEGAIASLLVGTFSSLFWLTFVHAKEAAPLGISQALFGKTTLLSGTCTVVDPILVATPLALIVAVVVSLATKPPSEEHLKACYGE; encoded by the coding sequence ATGGCAGTAAACACCCCGGTTTTTGGAGTAATAGTCCTGCTCTATCTGATGGTAATCTTCTATCTCGGATGGCTGGGCTACAAAAAAACGAAAGATATAGATGACTACATGATCGCAGGGCGGAAAATTCATTCTTACATCCTTGCCCTGTCATATGGTGCGACTTTCATCAGTACTTCTGCAATAGTCGGGTTCGGAGGAGCTGCAGGAGCCCTTGGGATGGGACTTTTGTGGCTCACGTTCATGAACGTATTTGTGGGAATATTTGTTGCATTCGTTTTATTCGGGTCAAGGACAAGGCGCATCGGGCGCAACCTCAACGCCGTCACCTTCCCGGAACTGCTGGGAAAACGTTTCCAGTCAAGGTTTATACAGGGTTTTTCCGGAATCCTTATCGGGCTCTTCATGCCCCTTTACGCGGGGATCGTACTCATCGGGGCTGCCAGGTTCCTTGAAACCGCACTCGGGATAAATTATGATGTCGCTGTTTTGATCTTTACAATTATAATCGCCGCCTATGTGATAACGGGCGGGCTGATTGCGGTCATGTACACCGATGCCCTCCAGGGAACCCTCATGTTCGTGGGAATGGGAATTCTTATGGTCCTGACCTACTCGAAACTTGGCGGTGTTGCGGAGGCGCACCGGATGCTCACCGACATGGCTCCGCTGGTCCCCGAAGCTCTGGCTAAAGGAGGGCACCTTGGCTGGACTGCAATGCCGGCCTTAGGCTCCCCTATCTGGTGGACTCTCGTCTCGACCCTTGTCCTTGGTGTCGGAGTGGGAGTACTCGCCCAGCCCCAGCTTGCAGTCAGGTTCATGACGGTTAAGGACGACAGGGCCCTGAACAGGGCAATCCTTGTCGGTGGCCCATTCATCTTCATGATGACGGGGGTCGCATTTACCGTGGGAGCCCTTTCGAATGCCTACTTCTACAAAACACAAGGCTTAATCTCACTTGCTGTTGCAAAAGGAAATACGGACCTTATCATCCCGGAATACATCAACAGCTCAATGCCTGATGTTTTTGTGATGCTTTTCATGCTGACACTACTTGCCGCCGCTATGTCCACGTTGAGTTCCCAGTTCCATACGATGGGAACGGCAATAGGACACGATTTTTACCGGGAGTACATAAAGAAAGGTGAGTATGGAAAGGCCGTCACCGTAACCAAACTGGGAATTGCAATAACCATCCTTATAAGTGTAATCCTTGCCTACATCCTGCCCATAAGCATCATTGCAAGGGCAACCGCAATATTCTTCGGGCTCTGTGCCGCTGCCTTCCTCCCGATGTATTCAGGCGCCCTTTTCTGGAAGCGCATGACAAAAGAAGGAGCAATCGCAAGCCTCCTTGTCGGGACTTTCAGCAGCCTCTTCTGGCTCACTTTCGTGCATGCAAAAGAAGCCGCACCCCTTGGGATAAGCCAGGCTCTTTTCGGAAAAACGACTCTGCTTTCCGGCACCTGTACCGTTGTTGACCCGATACTCGTCGCAACACCCCTTGCCCTGATCGTGGCAGTCGTCGTGAGCCTGGCAACTAAACCGCCTTCTGAAGAGCACTTAAAAGCCTGCTACGGCGAGTAA
- a CDS encoding alpha/beta fold hydrolase has translation MNFKTFIILSLVLTVLASSGCSGFYSEGAQKESTDFSLNSSPVKYASVNGVELGYREFGSGEPLLLIMGFGGTMDMWNATFVECLAQDYRVISYDNRGIGYSSDNEEPYSTELMAGDAAGLLDALEIPQAHVLGTSMGASIAQEMAINHPEKVDKLILSSAAYSVSVPETFLLENLLRSCAVNSDLDPAVRKQADANLKWNGTYEHLPEIRSKTLLLVGTDDEFTPPSITLEIAEKLPEADYIVFEGAKH, from the coding sequence ATGAATTTTAAGACTTTCATCATTCTCTCGCTGGTCCTCACAGTTCTTGCAAGTTCAGGATGTTCTGGGTTTTATTCGGAAGGAGCCCAAAAGGAATCTACCGATTTTTCCCTCAATTCCTCCCCTGTAAAGTACGCCTCCGTTAACGGCGTAGAGCTCGGGTACAGGGAGTTCGGTTCAGGAGAGCCCCTTCTGCTTATCATGGGGTTCGGAGGGACTATGGACATGTGGAATGCAACTTTTGTCGAGTGTCTGGCACAGGACTACAGGGTTATAAGCTACGATAACAGGGGGATAGGGTACTCTTCCGACAACGAGGAACCTTATTCCACGGAACTGATGGCAGGGGATGCTGCAGGCCTGCTTGATGCCCTCGAAATTCCGCAAGCCCATGTTTTAGGCACGTCTATGGGTGCCTCAATTGCCCAGGAAATGGCAATCAACCATCCGGAAAAAGTGGATAAACTTATCCTCTCCTCGGCAGCTTACAGCGTAAGCGTCCCTGAAACATTCCTCCTGGAAAACCTGCTTCGGTCCTGTGCCGTAAATTCCGACCTGGACCCGGCAGTCCGGAAACAGGCAGATGCAAACCTGAAATGGAACGGCACTTACGAACACCTGCCTGAAATAAGGAGCAAGACCCTGCTTTTAGTCGGGACGGACGACGAATTCACACCTCCCTCAATCACTCTTGAGATTGCAGAAAAGCTGCCAGAGGCAGATTATATTGTATTCGAAGGAGCAAAGCACTGA
- a CDS encoding symporter small accessory protein has protein sequence MLGIYDPQIWIAYVLCFLSAFGCILYGALKWNVGAEEEIEKEIAECPKRIESAEKEAAE, from the coding sequence ATGCTAGGAATTTATGATCCCCAGATCTGGATTGCATATGTTCTCTGCTTTTTGAGCGCATTCGGATGCATCCTATACGGTGCTCTGAAGTGGAATGTGGGTGCGGAAGAAGAAATTGAAAAAGAAATTGCCGAGTGCCCAAAACGGATTGAAAGTGCGGAAAAGGAGGCTGCGGAGTAA
- a CDS encoding type 1 glutamine amidotransferase gives MKLHCLQHSAINTLGTIEEYAETRGYPLESTRFYETEKQPEMDSFDLLIIMGGPMGICDYAENPWLIVEKQFIKQVIAAGKPVLGICLGAQLLADVLGAKVFENGNREMGWYPIRKAPTGDKTKFLEGLPEEITVFHWHGRTFDLPEGAVHLFESEGCRNQAFIYDGRVVAMQFHPEVHDERVESMISRFGEEIGNGPFIQEKEEMLGQEEYLTGSKEFMFSVLDNFEEIV, from the coding sequence ATGAAACTCCACTGCCTCCAGCACTCAGCCATAAACACCCTCGGCACAATCGAAGAATACGCCGAAACCAGAGGCTACCCCCTGGAATCTACCCGCTTTTATGAAACCGAAAAGCAGCCCGAAATGGACTCCTTTGACCTCCTGATCATCATGGGCGGGCCAATGGGCATCTGCGACTATGCCGAAAACCCCTGGCTCATAGTTGAAAAGCAGTTCATCAAACAGGTCATCGCAGCAGGGAAACCGGTGCTCGGGATCTGCCTGGGGGCGCAGTTGCTTGCCGATGTGCTCGGCGCAAAGGTGTTTGAAAACGGAAACAGGGAAATGGGCTGGTACCCGATCCGAAAAGCCCCAACCGGGGACAAAACAAAATTTCTGGAAGGGCTGCCGGAAGAGATCACGGTCTTTCACTGGCACGGGCGGACTTTTGACCTGCCGGAAGGGGCGGTGCACCTTTTCGAGAGCGAAGGGTGCAGGAACCAGGCTTTCATTTATGATGGAAGAGTTGTTGCGATGCAGTTCCACCCCGAAGTGCACGATGAAAGAGTTGAGTCCATGATCAGCAGGTTCGGAGAGGAGATAGGAAATGGCCCGTTTATCCAGGAAAAGGAGGAGATGCTTGGGCAGGAAGAGTATCTTACCGGGTCAAAGGAATTTATGTTTTCGGTGCTGGATAATTTTGAAGAAATAGTTTAA
- a CDS encoding histidine kinase dimerization/phosphoacceptor domain -containing protein: protein MFSINFGAAKADVDEFSWMKQLLSTSPEPIFRVGKDGKVLYANEAGTPLLEIWGIRTGDALPENIACFARKVLREREPRNLVVKGGEKEYSLMFKPFDEEFVHIHGINLSSRKPDEEKPRLQEHQQRVLSRLGELSLSSAGHQTLLDKTAAMVASVLEVESCEILKFPQTIHSSTTAQPPADHEFAGGISVPFKIQGASPRVITLYSRKQREFTPEDVHFMVAVLTLLTKILEYGKFDRKLRSRILFLETLLEIIPSPIFFRDRNGVSGGSNDLFSRHVADFSRESIPGHSLPELEEVLQKELPGFYSKNAGTILGEDSEHLGIMVDISELRENREALRVALEVQKVLWTVINNSPAVVFVWRNEENWPSEFVSENVSQFGYSVEDFTSGKFLYGNIIHREDIDRVCADLDRCIEEGYESFKMEYRIFTKEGALRWVDERTFIQRDAEGNATLLQGVVIDITERKVAEEALAKAEQLRKKEINHRIKNNLQIVSSLLDLQAEKFSDEKVVEAFRESENRIVSMSLIHEELYESGDLDYLDFSSYIRKLIADLLRSYNVGSSEIRLHLDVERVVLGVDTVIALGIIINELFTNSLKYAFRAGTLGEIHITLLREGIGGDEKSDKARVSANFLNSSGIYDRFMLVFSDNGKGFPEGIDFRNPETLGLQLVNALVDQIEGTIEMEREAGTKFIIRFRNELQGSNRRLMSEV, encoded by the coding sequence GTGTTCAGTATTAACTTTGGTGCAGCGAAGGCTGACGTGGATGAATTTTCCTGGATGAAGCAGCTCCTCTCAACCAGCCCTGAGCCCATATTCAGGGTGGGAAAAGACGGGAAGGTGCTCTATGCGAACGAGGCAGGTACTCCTTTGCTTGAGATCTGGGGTATCCGTACAGGAGATGCACTTCCTGAAAATATTGCATGTTTTGCCCGAAAAGTCCTCCGGGAAAGGGAGCCCCGGAATTTAGTTGTAAAAGGAGGGGAAAAGGAATACTCACTCATGTTCAAGCCTTTTGATGAGGAATTCGTCCACATCCACGGGATAAATCTCAGTTCCCGGAAACCGGACGAAGAAAAGCCGCGTCTGCAAGAACACCAGCAGCGAGTTCTTTCCAGGTTGGGGGAACTGTCTCTTTCATCAGCAGGCCACCAGACTCTGCTGGATAAGACCGCAGCTATGGTTGCCTCTGTCCTTGAAGTCGAATCCTGCGAAATTCTAAAGTTTCCTCAAACAATCCACTCCTCAACCACTGCGCAGCCTCCTGCAGATCATGAGTTTGCCGGAGGGATCAGCGTTCCCTTCAAAATTCAGGGCGCATCCCCCCGAGTGATAACCCTGTACAGTAGAAAGCAAAGGGAGTTTACCCCGGAAGATGTACACTTCATGGTGGCTGTCCTTACCCTGCTAACTAAAATTCTCGAATATGGGAAGTTTGACCGGAAGCTCCGGAGCAGGATACTATTTCTTGAGACCCTGCTTGAGATCATTCCCTCCCCGATTTTTTTCCGGGACCGGAACGGAGTCTCCGGGGGTTCCAACGACCTTTTTTCCCGGCATGTAGCGGACTTTTCAAGGGAATCAATTCCGGGGCATTCCCTACCTGAACTGGAAGAAGTGCTTCAAAAAGAACTTCCGGGATTTTACAGTAAAAATGCAGGAACCATTTTGGGTGAGGACTCGGAGCACCTGGGGATAATGGTGGACATCAGCGAGCTGAGGGAGAACAGGGAAGCTCTGAGGGTGGCCCTTGAAGTGCAGAAAGTCCTCTGGACCGTTATCAACAACAGCCCTGCCGTGGTCTTTGTCTGGCGAAATGAGGAAAACTGGCCTTCGGAATTCGTATCCGAAAACGTGTCCCAGTTCGGGTACTCGGTTGAGGACTTCACCTCCGGAAAGTTTCTTTACGGGAACATAATCCACAGGGAAGATATTGACAGGGTCTGTGCCGATCTCGACCGCTGCATTGAGGAAGGGTATGAAAGTTTCAAGATGGAGTACCGGATATTCACAAAAGAAGGGGCACTGCGCTGGGTTGACGAAAGGACTTTTATCCAGAGGGATGCGGAGGGCAATGCCACTCTTTTACAGGGCGTGGTCATTGACATCACCGAGAGGAAAGTTGCGGAGGAAGCTCTTGCGAAAGCAGAGCAGCTCCGGAAAAAGGAGATAAATCACAGGATCAAGAACAACCTGCAAATCGTCTCTTCCCTCCTGGACCTTCAGGCGGAAAAATTCAGCGATGAGAAAGTTGTTGAGGCTTTCCGGGAAAGTGAAAACCGCATCGTGTCAATGTCCCTCATCCACGAAGAGTTGTACGAGTCCGGCGACCTGGACTACCTAGATTTTAGCTCCTACATTCGTAAATTGATCGCGGACCTCCTCAGGTCATATAACGTGGGGAGCTCTGAGATCCGTCTGCATCTGGACGTAGAAAGGGTAGTCCTCGGAGTTGATACGGTAATTGCACTGGGAATCATTATCAATGAACTGTTTACCAATTCTCTTAAGTATGCTTTTAGGGCAGGGACCCTGGGAGAAATCCATATCACACTGCTCAGGGAGGGAATCGGTGGGGATGAAAAGTCAGACAAAGCCAGGGTCAGTGCAAACTTTCTAAACAGCTCCGGAATATATGACCGCTTCATGCTTGTTTTTTCAGATAATGGGAAGGGTTTTCCGGAGGGAATTGATTTCAGAAACCCGGAGACTCTGGGTTTGCAGCTTGTGAATGCGCTGGTGGACCAGATAGAAGGTACTATTGAGATGGAAAGAGAAGCAGGCACAAAGTTTATTATCAGGTTCAGGAACGAACTTCAGGGGAGCAACCGGAGACTGATGTCGGAAGTTTAA